In Oncorhynchus clarkii lewisi isolate Uvic-CL-2024 chromosome 2, UVic_Ocla_1.0, whole genome shotgun sequence, one DNA window encodes the following:
- the LOC139364973 gene encoding induced myeloid leukemia cell differentiation protein Mcl-1 homolog: MSLSKSIARATTTMLHFQNGGSSYLADDASPLYYFDGAVCAAASPKSKVDLGNGTGDTPPRPTTLGVNVVKSNVLDNHLSDRSNNDDSLPCTPQMASECGPELSNCPSGDEVLEHDTIQLIEIFLGDYTGLSQPRWKQSKPLTTMKRVVEDVIAKHRYAYKGMVVKLDLDDRCDDMSVVNSVAKTMFSDGITNWGRIASLVAFGAVVSQHLKESGRGHCVDLVGQEIATYLLSDQRDWLVKNNAWDGFVEFFHVQDPESSVRNTLLAFAGVAGIGATLAMLIR; the protein is encoded by the exons ATGAGTCTGTCGAAGTCGATTGCACGAGCCACAACTACGATGTTGCATTTTCAAAATGGAGGATCTTCGTACCTAGCTGATGATGCTAGCCCTTTGTACTATTTCGACGGGGCCGTATGTGCTGCGGCGTCACCGAAGTCTAAAGTGGACTTGGGAAATGGGACCGGCGATACTCCACCACGACCCACGACGTTAGGAGTGAATGTCGTGAAAAGCAACGTCCTCGATAATCATTTGTCAGACCGAAGCAACAATGACGATTCTTTGCCCTGCACTCCTCAGATGGCGTCAGAATGTGGGCCTGAACTATCGAATTGTCCATCGGGCGATGAAGTATTGGAACATGATACCATACAACTCATTGAGATTTTTTTGGGGGACTACACAGGACTGTCTCAGCCTCGATGGAAGCAAAGCAAGCCTCTTACGACCATGAAGCGAGTGGTGGAGGACGTAATAGCAAAGCACCGATATGCATACAAGG gtATGGTCGTCAAACTTGACTTGGATGATCGATGCGATGACATGAGCGTCGTCAATTCTGTGGCCAAGACCATGTTCAGTGATGGGATCACGAACTGGGGTCGCATCGCCAGCCTGGTGGCATTTGGCGCAGTGGTGAGCCAGCACCTGAAGGAGAGTGGCAGGGGACACTGCGTTGATTTGGTGGGCCAAGAGATTGCCACATACCTCCTCTCTGACCAAAGGGACTGGCTGGTCAAAAACAATGCTTGG GATGGATTTGTAGAGTTCTTTCATGTTCAAGATCCTGAGTCCTCGGTAAGGAACACCCTCCTAGCCTTTGCTGGAGTTGCTGGGATTGGGGCAACACTTGCCATGTTGATCAGGTGA